The DNA segment AATCTCCAACTCTAATTTTATACTTGTCTTTATAGCCTTTCATTTTATTAACATACCCTAATTCAAAAGGATTCTTGGCTTCTAATAAGCGCAAAAACGATTAATTCAATACGAGATTGTACCTCTTTTGGTAAAGCCGCTAATTCCTTTAAAAATCTTTTAGTGTATTCAATTTTCCACATTGTTATTTTTGATTGAGGCTAAATACTTTAAGGCTTCTCCTTTAGAAAGAGTTTCATCATTTTCAACCTCTTCGATAAGTTTTCCGAGTCCATAATCTTCAAGAATTTCTTCGATTTTTTCAAATTCAGCAATAGGAATCTGAACCGCAATCGGTTTCTGATTAGTGTCTAAGACATAGTTTTTGTTGATTTCTAGCATTTAGTTGTCTCCAAATGTATTATAAATTATAATAGACGATCGCCTTCAAAAACCATCGGACGATGCCGAAGGCACAGCCCGATGGGGCTGCCCGCACTACAAAGCAACATGAGCGATCGCACTATTCTCCATAATGAGTCTTGGCACAGTGAATATAGATCAGATAAAAGGTTCTCTAAACCCATTTTCCAACTAAAACCCGCACTGTTCCATCATCCAAAACTTCTTCCTCTTCAATATCAAACCCCTGCTCCTGTACTTGACTTAATAATGTCGTATGAGCATATTTTTGGAGAATTGAATTCATGAACTGTTCTTGATTTATCTTAGCTCCCCAAAAATCGGCAA comes from the Gloeocapsa sp. DLM2.Bin57 genome and includes:
- a CDS encoding DUF1257 domain-containing protein — protein: NVRGYLGNKTQAEYVIRQNNGYDLGFRCQGDNYELVADFWGAKINQEQFMNSILQKYAHTTLLSQVQEQGFDIEEEEVLDDGTVRVLVGKWV